The following coding sequences lie in one Miscanthus floridulus cultivar M001 chromosome 9, ASM1932011v1, whole genome shotgun sequence genomic window:
- the LOC136483097 gene encoding SEC12-like protein 2 — translation METRGGGSQSYGFPIYCAAWLPLAHILKPDPPAAEADADADAASPSSPPPPMAVLGGGGGEGRSGVPNKLVVAALAAGEEAAPAALSPETVIEVNTREEVPYRMAVHPRGDGVFCAFPNGCRLYRWESQEGEGPQNLALEPDQEALAELTDVGLQLAVSFSGEGSILAIGGVDGHLRVFKWPAMASVLTETDTKTSIKDLTISSDDKFVAVNRSSGPCRVWDLQSSEVVASLPREAGEIFGFCRFCNKTDNSHILFITAMQGDYGKIVSWNTTSWTRIGSKKITREAISAFAVSPNGALLAIGTIEGSIIIVGSKDMRTLVTVKKAHLGIVTTLAFSQDSRTLLSTSFDSSARVTSVGSPKSNGTSIWPMLLVIIVAILVYYCMQHKEDILAMLPR, via the exons ATGGAGACTCGCGGCGGCGGTAGCCAGTCCTACGGCTTCCCGATCTACTGCGCCGCCTGGCTCCCGCTCGCCCACATCCTCAAGCCCGACCCTCCCGCCGCCGAGGCGGACGCGGACGCGGAtgccgcctccccctcctctcccccGCCTCCGATGGCTGTCctcgggggcggcggcggggagggccGGAGCGGCGTGCCGAACAAGCTCGTGGTGGCGGCCCTCGCCGCCGGCGAAGAGGCCGCGCCGGCCGCCCTCTCCCCCGAGACG GTGATTGAGGTGAACACCCGAGAGGAGGTGCCGTACAGAATGGCCGTCCACCCGCGCGGCGACGGCGTGTTCTGCGCCTTCCCCAACGGCTGCAG GTTGTATCGATGGGAATCACAGGAAGGAGAGGGACCACAGAACCTGGCTTTGGAGCCAGATCAGGAAGCTTTAGCAGAGCTGACAGATGTTGGTTTGCAGTTGGCCGTATCCTTCAGTGGAGAAGGTTCAATACTTGCCATTGGTGGTGTG GATGGGCATTTAAGAGTCTTCAAGTGGCCTGCCATGGCATCTGTTCTCACAGAAACTGATACGAAAACATCAATTAAGGATCTTACGATCAG TTCCGACGATAAGTTTGTCGCTGTGAATAGGAGCAGTGGCCCATGTAGAGTGTGGGATTTGCAGTCATCTGAAGTTGTAGCTAGTCTGCCAAGAGAAGCA GGGGAAATATTTGGATTCTGCAGATTCTGTAATAAGACTGACAACAGTCACATCCTATTTATAACAGCGATGCAAG GTGACTATGGAAAAATAGTATCTTGGAATACTACCTCATGGACGAGAATCGGATCAAAGAAAATAACTCGTGAGGCAATTTCAGCTTTTGCTGTGTCACCCAATGGTGCTCTTCTTGCAAT TGGAACAATTGAAGGAAGCATCATCATAGTTGGCTCAAAAGACATGAGGACACTTGTAACAGTTAAAAAGGCTCATCTTGGTATTGTTACTACACTGGCCTTCTCTCAAGATTCAAG AACATTGCTGTCAACTTCCTTTGACTCTTCTGCAAGGGTGACATCTGTTGGGTCCCCGAAGAGTAATG GAACAAGCATATGGCCCATGCTGCTAGTTATTATTGTTGCAATTTTGGTGTACTACTGTATGCAACACAAAGAAGACATTTTGGCAATGTTGCCGCGTTGA
- the LOC136483098 gene encoding E3 ubiquitin-protein ligase Os04g0590900-like — MAPPPEEEKPLPLPLPRPEPEPKPPKPKPKGPDPPKLKPAGPLPERDGVGDAAGVVTTSPPDLICADTCSGACAYLPHCQPPPPPSSRGTTLHLRSSRLPTPLIALSASLLAVSAVLLLALLVHRLVARRRRRRAQQDAALALAHHGEEGGGGHQVLAGAVAQEVQEEADGGGGVHHVWYIRTKGLDERTIAAIAAVVYDAKRRGAGGTDGDDGDDGSCAVCLAEFRDGETLRLLPRCGHAFHRGCIDTWLRAHVNCPLCRAPVQVALAASASSNAAPGAPTATSGGRQERDLVGAVGGVQTEETARGGGGVPDRAVRRATSMVALPRRAWPDVSLRAPASSSGHEEDMTELGKISRLLKFSDALEIAGIGVERSVSFGAGSCQRLPPRSGPSAAAGVSADETSQ, encoded by the coding sequence atggcgccgccgccggaggaggagaagccgctgccgctgccgctgccgcggcCAGAGCCAGAGCCAAAGCCGCCGAAGCCGAAGCCGAAGGGGCCAGACCCGCCGAAGCTGAAGCCGGCAGGGCCGTTGCCTGAGCGGGACGGGGTCGGGGATGCCGCCGGCGTCGTCACCACGTCCCCGCCGGACCTCATCTGCGCCGACACCTGCTCCGGCGCATGCGCTTACTTACCGCACTGCCagccgccgcccccgccgtcgTCGCGCGGGACCACCTTGCACCTCCGCTCGAGCCGGCTGCCCACCCCGCTCATCGCGCTCTCGGCGTCGCTCCTCGCCGTCTCCGCCGTGCTCCTGCTCGCGCTGCTCGTCCACCGCCtcgtggcgcggcggcggcggcggcgggcgcagcAGGACGCGGCGCTGGCGCTGGCTCACCACGGCGAGGAGGGAGGAGGCGGCCACCAGGTGCTGGCTGGCGCGGTGGCGCAGGAGGTGCAGGAGgaggccgacggcggcggcggcgtgcaccACGTGTGGTACATACGGACCAAGGGCCTCGACGAGCGCACCATCGCGGCGATCGCCGCGGTGGTGTACGACGCCAAGAGGCGCGGCGCTGGAGGGACCGACGGCGACGACGGGGACGACGGCAGCTGCGCGGTGTGCCTCGCGGAGTTCCGGGACGGCGAGACGCTGCGCCTGCTGCCGCGGTGCGGCCACGCGTTCCACCGCGGGTGCATCGACACCTGGCTCCGCGCCCACGTCAACTGCCCGCTCTGCCGCGCGCCCGTCCAGGTCGCCCTCGCCGCCTCCGCCAGTTCTAACGCCGCGCCGGGAGCGCCCACGGCCACGTCGGGGGGGCGGCAGGAGAGGGATCTTGTTGGCGCCGTCGGTGGCGTTCAGACAGAGGAGaccgcgcgcggcggcggcggcgtgccggACCGCGCCGTCAGGCGGGCCACGTCCATGGTGGCGCTGCCGCGGCGGGCGTGGCCGGACGTATCGCTGCGGGCGCCGGCGTCGAGCAGCGGCCACGAGGAGGACATGACGGAGCTCGGCAAGATCAGCCGGCTTCTCAAGTTCTCGGACGCGCTGGAGATAGCCGGAATCGGGGTCGAGCGGTCGGTCTCGTTTGGCGCCGGGAGCTGCCAGCGCTTGCCGCCAAGGTCGGGGCCCTCGGCCGCCGCCGGCGTCAGCGCTGACGAGACGTCGCAGTGA